In the genome of Oligoflexus sp., the window AAGCTTGCCGAGCTGAATCTGATCATTGAGATCCATCTCAGCCAGCGCCTTCAGCAAGCGATCGGGAACACTGGCTGCCGCCTTATCCACAAGCCGCCGGCCTTTTGCGGTCAACCCCAGCATCAGGCGCCTGGAATCGGCAGGGGAGGGACTGCTCTGCACAAGGCCCTTGTCCACCAGTTTCCGTACGACAACCGACAGCGAGCTTTGGTGGGTGTAGGTCAGTAAAGCCAATTCGTTAAGCGAACGCTTTTGCCCATCCTGAAGTTTTTGCAGAGCGAAAAGCTGGGCCGTGCTCATGCCGAGCTGCTTTTCCGTCTGCCGGGATCCGACGTGAAGCGTGCTGACCAGACGGCGGAGGGCGTTCAGGATGATATGCGAATAAGCGGACATGGCTTCAGACATAAGGCTCCACCCGATATATGGGATCCCATATTTTCACCTCTTGCGGGTCATGGCAACCAAAACCTGCGGTTTCTCGCTATTATGCCAGGGTGGATGCTACGCATT includes:
- a CDS encoding MarR family winged helix-turn-helix transcriptional regulator gives rise to the protein MSEAMSAYSHIILNALRRLVSTLHVGSRQTEKQLGMSTAQLFALQKLQDGQKRSLNELALLTYTHQSSLSVVVRKLVDKGLVQSSPSPADSRRLMLGLTAKGRRLVDKAAASVPDRLLKALAEMDLNDQIQLGKLLNELLDRAALSDAKADLFFEYDEPKTEEDIHDNRI